The Candidatus Binatus sp. genome window below encodes:
- a CDS encoding ABC transporter ATP-binding protein: protein MPEPATNGTNRTPHIIVKDLTMAYGSFVLMRDINFIVRHGDIFIIMGGSGCGKSTLLRHLIGLKEPATGEIIYGDVNFTKASPETREQLLRRFGILYQSGALWSSMTLAQNIGLPLGEFTDLKPAQIREIAALKLALVGLSGFEDYYPNQISGGMQKRAGLARAMALDPEILFFDEPSAGLDPISSSLLDELIMELRDSLGSTVVIVTHELASIFAIGNNCVFLDAESRLQIAAGDPKELLANSHDPRVRKFLTRGKEGGDTSNAHG from the coding sequence ATGCCGGAGCCAGCCACCAACGGAACGAACCGAACGCCGCACATCATCGTGAAGGATCTCACGATGGCGTACGGCAGTTTCGTGTTGATGCGCGATATCAACTTCATCGTTCGCCACGGTGACATCTTCATCATCATGGGCGGCAGCGGATGCGGCAAAAGCACGCTGCTGCGGCATCTGATTGGCCTCAAGGAACCGGCCACCGGCGAGATCATCTACGGCGACGTCAATTTCACGAAAGCCTCGCCGGAGACGCGCGAGCAACTGCTGCGCCGATTCGGAATCCTCTACCAGAGCGGCGCGCTCTGGAGTTCGATGACGCTCGCACAAAACATCGGACTGCCGCTCGGCGAGTTCACCGATCTGAAGCCCGCGCAGATTCGCGAGATCGCGGCGCTCAAGCTCGCGCTGGTCGGGCTTAGCGGATTCGAGGACTACTATCCCAACCAGATCAGCGGCGGGATGCAGAAGCGGGCGGGACTGGCGCGCGCGATGGCGCTCGATCCGGAAATCCTGTTCTTCGACGAGCCGTCGGCCGGGCTCGATCCGATAAGCTCCAGCCTGCTCGATGAACTGATCATGGAATTGCGCGACAGCCTCGGCTCGACCGTCGTGATCGTCACGCACGAACTCGCGAGCATCTTCGCGATCGGCAACAACTGCGTGTTCCTCGACGCCGAATCGCGGCTGCAGATCGCGGCCGGCGATCCGAAAGAACTGCTGGCGAATTCGCACGACCCGCGGGTGCGCAAGTTCCTCACCCGCGGCAAAGAGGGGGGCGATACGTCGAACGCTCATGGGTAA
- a CDS encoding MlaD family protein codes for MGKRISPTMIGVFVVGSFALLLTAIVAVGAGNLFSKPKRFVCMFQGNLNGLKVGAPVKFKGVQIGTVEEIKLILPPSEGEVSPQVKELRLPVIIGIDRKMMQQRGGSGQALTKEGFEGMLVRGLRAQLETESLLTGLLFVDLDLHPDAPLNLALIPGRGDLQEIPTIPTDLERIQKQATEALVKIDQIDFNGLVVSITRAADSINNLASSPDLKAMLASMKETVPNLNQTITSMRAALGEVKEKIGPLVASIQSSSVEANETMKDTRDTLVALQAVLEPSSPLSVHLNEALNELADTTRLVGELTDYLQRNPGSLLRGKYVPEKDRTTK; via the coding sequence ATGGGTAAACGAATCAGTCCGACCATGATCGGAGTCTTCGTCGTCGGCAGTTTTGCATTGCTGCTGACTGCGATCGTCGCCGTCGGCGCGGGAAATCTATTTTCGAAACCAAAACGCTTCGTCTGCATGTTTCAGGGCAACCTGAACGGCCTGAAAGTCGGCGCGCCGGTGAAATTCAAGGGCGTGCAGATCGGCACCGTCGAGGAAATCAAACTTATCCTGCCGCCTTCGGAAGGCGAAGTAAGCCCGCAGGTCAAAGAGCTGCGCCTGCCGGTGATCATCGGAATCGATCGCAAGATGATGCAGCAGCGCGGCGGCAGCGGGCAGGCGCTCACCAAGGAGGGCTTCGAAGGGATGCTGGTCCGCGGTCTCCGAGCGCAGCTCGAAACCGAGAGCCTGCTCACTGGATTGCTGTTCGTCGATCTCGACCTGCATCCCGACGCGCCGCTCAACCTAGCGCTGATTCCGGGGCGCGGCGATTTGCAGGAGATCCCGACGATCCCGACCGATCTCGAGCGGATTCAGAAGCAGGCGACCGAGGCATTGGTGAAGATCGATCAGATCGACTTCAACGGACTCGTCGTTTCGATCACCAGGGCGGCTGACTCGATCAACAATCTCGCCAGTTCACCCGATTTGAAGGCGATGCTCGCGTCGATGAAGGAGACGGTGCCGAATCTCAACCAGACGATCACTTCAATGCGGGCCGCGCTCGGCGAAGTCAAGGAAAAGATCGGGCCGCTGGTCGCGAGCATCCAGAGCAGTTCCGTCGAGGCGAACGAAACGATGAAGGACACGCGCGATACGCTGGTGGCGCTGCAAGCGGTGCTCGAACCTAGCTCGCCGCTATCGGTGCATCTCAACGAGGCGCTCAACGAGCTCGCCGACACCACCCGTTTGGTCGGCGAATTGACCGACTATCTACAAAGAAATCCCGGCTCGCTGCTGCGCGGCAAGTACGTTCCGGAAAAGGATCGAACCACCAAATGA
- a CDS encoding cupin domain-containing protein: MALPQDISPFNSTLMDTLVNSSEMDWIPSADDPQRSFMKILWTGSESGTWAVLLRWKKGYVAPAHKHLTASHTFILNGKLQVRTGILKTGDYVYEANGMVHGATTALEDTDYLFICNGPVLFFNEDGFTSYLGWEELLRIQAANDAKKKSAAA, from the coding sequence ATGGCGCTGCCACAAGATATCAGCCCCTTCAATAGCACCCTGATGGACACGCTGGTGAATTCGTCCGAGATGGATTGGATTCCGTCGGCGGACGATCCGCAACGCTCCTTCATGAAAATTTTGTGGACCGGATCGGAAAGCGGCACCTGGGCCGTCCTGCTCCGCTGGAAGAAGGGCTACGTCGCGCCTGCGCATAAGCATCTGACGGCGTCACACACCTTCATCCTGAACGGCAAGCTGCAAGTGCGCACCGGGATTCTCAAGACCGGCGACTACGTGTACGAAGCGAACGGGATGGTGCACGGTGCAACCACCGCGCTCGAGGATACCGACTACCTTTTCATCTGCAACGGGCCGGTGCTGTTCTTCAACGAGGACGGTTTCACGTCGTATCTCGGATGGGAAGAACTGCTGCGTATCCAGGCTGCAAACGACGCGAAGAAGAAATCGGCCGCCGCGTAG
- a CDS encoding membrane integrity-associated transporter subunit PqiC has product MSIKAILIAIVAMVAAAGCSPILAPQPDKSTFFILSPVSSGVTVNASGPPPVNRDSQLTLGVGPIDFPVYLSRLQVVTRTSPNQIVLAQERRWGEPLDKNFARVFSENLSLLMNTQRIEKYPWPHKTQVDYQIAMDVQRFETSTDGQSQLIARWVIKDGATGKDLYASETVASSPVSTGDAGASAALSNDLATLSREIAARIVYLRAMHNRAVSESRSQATSKLDLR; this is encoded by the coding sequence ATGAGTATCAAAGCGATCCTGATTGCGATCGTCGCGATGGTCGCGGCTGCGGGATGCTCGCCGATCCTCGCGCCGCAGCCGGATAAATCGACGTTCTTTATCCTGTCGCCGGTCTCGAGCGGCGTGACCGTCAATGCGTCCGGGCCACCGCCGGTGAATCGCGACTCGCAACTGACGCTCGGCGTCGGTCCGATCGATTTTCCTGTTTACCTGAGCCGGTTGCAGGTCGTCACTCGCACCTCTCCGAATCAAATCGTACTCGCGCAGGAGCGGCGATGGGGCGAACCGCTGGACAAGAATTTCGCGCGGGTCTTTTCCGAAAATCTCTCGCTCCTGATGAACACGCAGCGGATCGAAAAGTATCCGTGGCCGCACAAAACGCAGGTCGACTATCAAATCGCGATGGACGTCCAGCGCTTTGAAACCAGCACCGACGGACAATCGCAATTGATCGCGCGATGGGTAATCAAGGACGGCGCGACCGGCAAGGATTTGTACGCCTCCGAGACGGTGGCCAGTTCGCCCGTTTCCACCGGTGACGCGGGAGCATCGGCGGCGCTGAGCAACGATCTCGCGACGCTGAGCCGCGAGATTGCCGCGCGAATCGTCTATCTGCGCGCGATGCACAATCGCGCCGTCAGCGAGAGCCGCTCTCAGGCCACTAGCAAGCTCGATCTTAGGTAA